The Chroococcidiopsis sp. TS-821 nucleotide sequence GACGCGCCGCCCTACCAATTGTTTGAATCAGCGATCGCTCCGCTCGTAAGAAACCTTCTTTATCTGCATCTAAAATCGCCACTAAGGAAACTTCCGGTAAATCTAACCCTTCCCGCAGCAAGTTCACCCCGACTAAAACATCAAAATTGCCTTGACGCAACTCTTGCAAAATCTCAATCCGCTCAATCGAGTTAATTTCAGAATGCAGATACCGCACGCGAATTCCCTGATCTTGCAAATATTCCGTCAAGTCTTCTGCCATGCGCTTTGTCAAAGTTGTCACTAACACTCGTTCGCGACGTTCAACGCGTTCTTTCACTTCTCCTAAAAGATCGTCAATTTGACCTTCGGTAGGACGCACAAAGATTTCCGGATCGACAACGCCAGTGGGACGAATCACTTGTTCAACAACTCGACCTTCCGATAGCTCCAACTCCCAATCGCCTGGCGTTGCTGATACAAAAATACACTGATTAACCTTCGCCCAAAATTCTTCTGCTTTCAACGGGCGGTTATCGGCGGCGCTGGGTAAGCGAAATCCATGCTCAATTAAAACTCGTTTCCGCGCTTGGTCGCCATTGTACATCCCGCGAATTTGTGGAACTGTAACGTGCGATTCATCGACCACAAGTAACCAGTCGTCAGGGAAGTAGTCGATCAAACATTCTGGCGGTTCGCCTGGTTGACGCCCTGCTAAGTGACGCGAATAGTTTTCCACACCGTTGCAGTAACCGACTTCGCGCAACATTTCCAAGTCATACCGCGTCCGCTGATCCAAGCGTTGCGCTTCTAAGAGCTTGCTTGCTTGCTCTAATTCGGCTTTGCGTTGCTTGAGTTCAGCTTCGATCGCATCGCACGCTGCTTCTAAACGTTCTTCTGGTGTGACAAAGTGACGCGCTGGGTAGATATTCACCGCAGACAAGCTTTGAATAATTTCACCTGTTACCGGATCGACGTAGCGAATCGCATCAATTTCATCGCCAAAAAATTCAACGCGAATAATGCGATCTTCGTAAGCAGGACCAATTTCTAACACATCACCGCGTACCCGAAACCGACCTCGCCCCATTTCGACATCGTTGCGGCTGTATTGTACCGTAGCCAAATCGCGCAAAATCTGTCTTTGATCGACTTCCATTCCCATTTTCAAAGGAATTGCGGCTTTAAGATACTCCGAGGGAATCCCTAAACCATAGATACAACTAATCGAAGCAACAACGATCGCATCGCGGCGTTCAAACAGCGATCGCGTCGCCGAGTGTCGCAACATATCGATTTCATCGTTGATCGAAGCACTTTTTTCAATATAAGTATCTGTAACGGGAATGTACGCCTCAGGTTGATAGTAATCGTAGTAACTGACAAAATACTCGACTGCATTGTTGGGGAAGAATTCGCGTAACTCATTACAAAGCTGCGCGGCGAGCGTTTTATTGTGCGCTAGCACGAGCGTTGGTTTCCCAATTTTTTCAATCACCGCAGCAATGGTAAATGTCTTTCCGGTTCCCGTTGCGCCGAGTAAAGTTTGGTACTGATTTCCTTGTTTGACGTACTGAGTAAGTTGGGCGATCGCCTGAGGTTGATCGCCAGTCGGTTGAAATGGTGCTTGCAGACAAAATTCTGTCATACAGTTTTATGAATCCCTTCACTTATCTTTACATATTTAGTTTTCTTTATGCATACCATGCGAACTTATTTAGACCTAAAGAATGTTTTTTCCAGTAAACTCAAAATCAATCACAAAAACATTTTTCTAATTATTAACAAAAATTTGATATCAAGAGGAATAAAACTATGGTTGCAAGTAGTACTGCTCAAGCAAACGAAACGCTCAGCAACACCAATTCTAGTTCAGAATTATCTACGCAAATCAAAGGCGATCGCGTTCAATCAAGCCCCTTACCAGGTCAGCGTCCCATCGCCTCTAGCACGTTTGAAATTCGCGATACCGTTAATATTCTAGGGATGCGTCCTATCGTTTCTAGCGATCTTCAAGTTTCTGATACAATTAACTTAGCCGGAGTGCGTCCTATCGTTTCTAGCGATCTAAAAGTTTCTGATACAATTAATTTAGCTGGAGTGCGTCCTATCGTTTCTAGCGATCTAAAAGTTTCTAATACCATAGACTTGCTGGGGATTCGTCCTATTGCTTCAAGTGGAATAGAGGTTTCTAAAACAATTACAACTTCTGGAATTCGCCCAATCGCTGCAAATAGCTTAGAAAAATATGACGAGCTTATGGGTTACATAGATTAGTTTAAAAATTAATAGTCTCTTTTGGTAACTGGTGTTGTAAAAACGCCAGTTTTTTTGTGTATAAGTATGTTTCTCCTCATTTAGGTATAGTCGTCAACAAACTGCGACTTTTCTCATTCTTTATACTGATTACTTTAATATGTCTTCTGACAGAAGCATGTATTGTTGTATTTCGGATAAGTTGTAAACGTAAGCACAAACAAACTTTAAAGTTACTCGATAACGAGAAAAGTTTGTTGAGGAACAAGGAGAAAGAAAATGAGTTTAGAAGATAGAGCTAAAGCTACAGGTAAAAATATCGAAGGTAAAGCTCAAGAAGCTTGGGGAAACGTTACAGGAGATCCTGAAGACAAAGCGGAAGGCAAAGCAAAGCAAGCAGAAAGTGAAGTACGTCATGGTGTAGAAGACGTAAAAGATAACGTTAAAGAGAAGCTTGACTAATTGCTAATTAATTAACTTAAAAGGTCTAGGGAAACTAGACCTTCATAATTTATAAAGTCTCATAAAGTTAAACACAAATAAGCAATTAGTTTTGCAATTCTGTAAAAACAGGAGGAAAATTAAAGTGAATTTTATGCAGAGATTTCGTAAAGTTCTGACAGCGCTAACATTGGTGTTAGTTCTTACGATGTCTGTTGCTTGCAGCAGCGCAGTTAATGCAAAAGCCCCAAGAACAAGTTTACCACCAGCTGCAGATACAACAGGAAACTATGCATTGTTAGAGCGTGGCAATACTTCCGCAGGACAAGACTTTGGTAACTGGGTAGTCCAGACAGGGAGAGGATTAATCCAAGACGCCTACGTACGCGACCAAAACAAGTTGGGTGTTGTGATTACGCCCCAAGTGCGCCCTAACGAAGTAAGACCTTTAGCAAAATCACTGCTCCAAGGATTTCATCGGACTTTCCCTAATCAAGATTTAACAGTTTTGATGTACGCTCCTGATAAAAAACTGATTCTGACCGCTCAATACGATATGCAGTCAAATCAAATCAAATATCAATAATGCGGTAGATGAATCAACGATAGCTTGAGCAATCGGACAATTAGCTGCAAGAAACAAGTTGAAAGCACAACACGCCACAGCGCAAATTAAGCAAGGAGAGGAAAATGTATAACAGCGAGCAATACAAACGCCAAATAATGAATGACTTGGCGCAAGGCGATACCGAAACAATGGAAGAAGTATCCACAAACGAGCGCCAATACGAAAATTTCGATGATTTTGCACAACGCTCGTCGCACGCAGAACGCCGTCAACTGTTTGGACGTTCTTTGCACCCCGATCGCATTCCTCCTAGCCAAATGGAGCCAGAATTGCAAAAAGCGATCGCGCAAATTAAGCCCAATGAAAGAGACGATGTCGCCCGCGCGTTTTTCAAGCACCTTAAAGGAAGAGGGCTAAGCGATCGTCAACTCGAACAACAACTAGCTTTATCAACGCACAATCCTAATAAAATGACTGCGGATGATGTGAGTAAGCTTGCGACCTTTGTTTACCACAATCATCCTGACATCTTCCAAGAAGTCATGGCGGAGCAACCAGCTATTATCAAATTCCTCAGCAATCCGATCGTTGCTGCTGTCCTTGGAATTGCTGCGGCTAAATGGTTAGGTAGTCAACGTAAATAACTAGCGTCGTACCTATTTCTTCCCAATAGCTAAAAAGAGAGTAGATTTTAAACCACAATCTGCTCTCTTTCTTTTGTCTATTTTGTCAAAATAATCAACTTAAACTGTTGCTAATTCTGGAGTAGGACGCTTGCTGTTCCGAATACCTTCGATCGCTTCAGCGTAATCTTTAGCATTAAATACCGCAGAGCCAGCAACGATCGCATTCGCACCCGCTTCAATCACTTGCCAAGTATTATTAGCCTTTAAGCCACCATCAACTTCAATCCAAGGGTCGAGACCGCGCTCGTCGAGCATTTGACGTAGTTTGCGAATTTTAGGCAATACAGCAGGGATAAAACTTTGACCGCCAAAGCCAGGGTTGACGCTCATGATCAAAATCATGTCACAAAGCTCTAGCACGTATTCAATTAACTCTAGTGGAGAACTAGGATTTAAAACAACACCGGCTTTTTTGCCCAACTCTCT carries:
- the uvrB gene encoding excinuclease ABC subunit UvrB, whose product is MTEFCLQAPFQPTGDQPQAIAQLTQYVKQGNQYQTLLGATGTGKTFTIAAVIEKIGKPTLVLAHNKTLAAQLCNELREFFPNNAVEYFVSYYDYYQPEAYIPVTDTYIEKSASINDEIDMLRHSATRSLFERRDAIVVASISCIYGLGIPSEYLKAAIPLKMGMEVDQRQILRDLATVQYSRNDVEMGRGRFRVRGDVLEIGPAYEDRIIRVEFFGDEIDAIRYVDPVTGEIIQSLSAVNIYPARHFVTPEERLEAACDAIEAELKQRKAELEQASKLLEAQRLDQRTRYDLEMLREVGYCNGVENYSRHLAGRQPGEPPECLIDYFPDDWLLVVDESHVTVPQIRGMYNGDQARKRVLIEHGFRLPSAADNRPLKAEEFWAKVNQCIFVSATPGDWELELSEGRVVEQVIRPTGVVDPEIFVRPTEGQIDDLLGEVKERVERRERVLVTTLTKRMAEDLTEYLQDQGIRVRYLHSEINSIERIEILQELRQGNFDVLVGVNLLREGLDLPEVSLVAILDADKEGFLRAERSLIQTIGRAARHVRGQAILYADNLTDSMLKAISETERRRAIQLEYNEKHGITPQPIVKRTNNAILSFLEVSRRLNSQQLEEAYEQADDLPLADIPELIAQLEAQMKEAAKNLEFEEAAKYRDRIKHLRDKLLGH
- a CDS encoding CsbD family protein, translated to MSLEDRAKATGKNIEGKAQEAWGNVTGDPEDKAEGKAKQAESEVRHGVEDVKDNVKEKLD
- the rpe gene encoding ribulose-phosphate 3-epimerase; protein product: MTQASKKPIVVAPSILSADFSRLGDEIRAVDAAGADWIHVDVMDGRFVPNITIGPLIVEAIRPVTQKPLDVHLMIVEPEKYVEDFAKAGADHIYVHAEHNASPHLHRTLGQIRELGKKAGVVLNPSSPLELIEYVLELCDMILIMSVNPGFGGQSFIPAVLPKIRKLRQMLDERGLDPWIEVDGGLKANNTWQVIEAGANAIVAGSAVFNAKDYAEAIEGIRNSKRPTPELATV